Sequence from the Mastomys coucha isolate ucsf_1 unplaced genomic scaffold, UCSF_Mcou_1 pScaffold13, whole genome shotgun sequence genome:
TCTGTGCAGATGCAATATTTAATCATTGTTTCCACTAAGGGCTGGCTGGGGAACTCACAGGCCCAGGTGATCACTCGAACCCAACTCCCAGGTGGCCTCCAACACTCTCATGGGCATTTTCTCTCCTCAGCTAATTACAAAGTCCCTTGCCCTCTATCTCTGTTGTGACTCTCTGTTCCCTTTTTCCAGTGCCAGGACTACCGGGGTGGCTGGCTCACGGGAGCCTTGTGCGAGGACCTGTGTGTGGGCGGGGAGCTGCGGTACCAACGCTGCCTGTATTACGAGCGTGGTAAGAAGGTGCTGCAGGCCCAGTGGCGCGGCCGGACTGTGGTCCTCAAATCCAAGAGGGAGGCCTTCTCCAGTTTCCCGCCCCTCGCTCTactggaggaggaagcagggcCAGGTGCCCCTGGCATCCCTGAGGCTGAGCTGCTCCTGATGGTGGCCGGTGAGGTCAAGAACACGCTAGGCTTGGAGCTGCCCAACAACAGCATAGCCCCGCTGTGGCCTGCCAGGCAGGGCCCTGGCTGGCGGCAACAGCTGGCCAGTGCGTGGTCACTGCTCCAACAGGAAGAATATGTGTACTTCAGCCTGCTTCCAGATCTGAGCCGCCACATCCTACCGGTGCTGGGATCCTGTGGTCACTTTTACGCAGTGGAGTACTTGGCTGCTGGTAGCCCTCACCACAAGGCTCTCTTCCCACTGGATGATGCTGGCCAAGCACAGGCTGTTAGCCAcattgccctcagcttcctggacATGGTGAGCCATTTCGACAGTGACTTTTCCCACCGCCTCCACCTCTGTGATGTCAAACCTGAGAACTTCGCCATTAAGAGGGACTTCACGGTGAGTGGAAGCAGGCTGCTATGCTTGTGGTAAGAAGAGATTCTGGTCTGCGTGGGAGGAAGTGAGTTCTTGGCCTCCGGAAGGAAGGTGGTGTGACTTTGGGCAGCCTTGTGGTTCCTGGTGACTCCTGTTCCAGACCACTTCCTCGCCAGGTTGACAAAAGGGCTCAAACAAATGCATCTTCGGCTCCTAGAGGAGAGGTCCAGTCTAGTGAAGAAACccacaggaggcagagtcaggcaggggGCGGAGGAGATGTCTCACTTTCTTGAGGGCAGCTACGATGGCTAGTTAGTGCTGCTGCGGGATCTGTGGTCTGCTGAGGACAGACTTCCTGGGCTGCGATGGTGTAGCTGCTCTGCCAGGCCAGGCATTCTGTGTCCACAGAACCAGTATGCTGAGAATAGTCGTTGCCAGCCAATATGACTCTTCAGGAGCGATTCTAGTCAGTTTCAAGTCTGCACATAACACATCTGGATAGTCGGGTGGAGCTCTAGTGCCTGCTAGCAGGAGAAGAGGAACGTCTAGCCCTGCAGCTCTAGCAGATGGAAGGTGCACTTTTATCCTCAAGTCTGGGGCCACGCAGCTACACCAGAGATATACTGTGGTGGATAAGAAGTGTCAGGGAGACTTGTATGTTTTATAAGATAGTAGCAGAGTCTCTTTCCTCTTGGCTAAAAGTAGCATgtcaggttcctgctctgttttctACCCCTGGTCTCATTGCCTCCATAATCAGGTGCTGGGCCACCCAATGGGAAGAGGTGACAGGATGCCTGTGACATCACAGGCACAGGGTGGGCAATGGGGAGGGTTACACTCTGGCCACTCAGGACTGCAGCCATTTTGCCCTTATGCTGCAAGTGTTACTCAAACACAGATTGCTCATTTGGGGAATTGGCTCATGGTGGAGGAATAAGCTCTTCATCCTGGTTAGGACATTGAGTTACTGTTATAATCATTAATAACAATAAGTTATTGGTGAGCCGTGGGACTTCAGGGCAGGCTGCACTGGATCGACATAGCCTTTTAAAAGCAGCTTGGAATCCAGGGGACTAAATTTGCCATCAGTGTTGTGTATAATCAAGTTGTTGTCCTTGTTCTCACTGTGTCTTCCCAGTGCCCAGTCTGTGGGTGCCCTGGAGGGGCTGAAGACCCAGGGGGTAGCTTTAAATGGGAAAGGATGGGTGTGGAGGTAGTTCTGGTGGGTTCTAGAAGGTTCTGTGGGGAGTATGCACACTAGGCAGGAAGCTCTGGGGGGAGCTGAGTCCTGTATTATGCCTTGCTGTGAGCCCACCAGCGACTCTCAGATGAAGCCCCCCAATATAGTACCCTACAAGCTGCTGCAGCTTGGGGCTGCTCGACACTCTAGCTAAGGCTTCCCCACGCAGTGAGCAGAATCATGCAGGAGAAAGGTGAGCAGTTGCCTTCCACTTCTGAAAAGTCACTTGGGGTATGGATACAGCCATTATGAGCCCTGACGACACAGCCACCTGAGATGGGGGATATGATCACTCGAGTCTGGGATGCCATTGTCCTCTTAAGCTCTCCACAGCTTTGATTGCCTGCATGAGAGACATCAGGGCTATTGGTGATCcgcagtggagggagggaggagatcaTGAGGTACACAACTATTGTCAGGAGTCGGCTCCTGGTATATTAGTGGGTATCCTTAACATTACAGAGTTTGCTAGCAATGTAAATTCTactttttgttacttttacttatttgttttgtgcTGGGGAGGCATAAATGTCACAGCATATGTAGAGAGGTTGGATGTCAATCTGTGGGAGTCGGTTCTGTCCTTAGGACCATGTAGTTTGgattcaggtcctcaggtttagtggcaagtgcccttacctggTCATCCATCTTACCAGCCCAGCAATGTAAATTCTCATACTGCACCTCAGACCTACTGACTCTGAGACTCTGGACAAGGACAAGGCACCAACTATGAGCCAATCTAATACTCAGAAAGACTaagcaggaggatggtgagttcaaggccagcctggggatcctgtctcaaacacacacacacacacacacacacacacacacacacacacacacaagctaacaAACAAGGCACCTTCGCTGTGGTCTTAAAGAACAAGTACATTCCTGCTTCCAAAAGGTGGGCTCAATTTTTGACCCCTGGCTGACTCCTGccctgaagggagggaggggttcTTATAGACGAGGCACAGGGACAGAAGATTCAAGGGTCCCAGCCCAGGCCTTCAGGATTTAGGTAGTATGCTTGGAAAAGGAAGGTGACCCCAAACCTCACAAGTATGCCTTTCAAGCAAGAGAGCTGCTTccagggggcgggggtgggggacgCGCCGAAGTGTATGGGGAGACCAAGCACAACTCGCTCAGTGGAGAAGAGAAGACTGTTTCCAGTCTGGTGCCCTACCAGGTTCAAACGGCAGACACCATTTATGCCATTTTGTGCAGAATGAGTTCTGTGATCCTCCTGGTGCTGAGAAATCTTGTGAAGGTTCTCCTGTTTGTTTCGTCGCTGGTCTTATTTTAGGCACACAGGAGCTGCAATTTATTCTAGGCTACGCAGTATAAATTAAAACTGAACCTTTCACTGGGAGATGAGAGGAACAGTGTCATGAACGGGGCTGAGAAGGAACACAGAGGCAAGAGAAAGTGGCAGAAATCAGAGAGAACGGTCCTTGCTCTGCGGATAAGTTATAAAGACTAGTTCATTAGTGTAgtctcattaaaaaattaaaaactataaaaaactattatatcattttatgtgcatgggtgttttgcctggtgtatgtctatgtaccacttaaaatctgtttcttttttggcaagggggttggggggaagttCAAgatagaactccctctgtagaccaggctggctttgaactcagaggtctgcctgcctttgcctcc
This genomic interval carries:
- the Dipk1c gene encoding divergent protein kinase domain 1C isoform X2, with amino-acid sequence MARAAGARGRAARCGRWRRGALLAFAAWTAGWVLAAALLLRAHPSVLSERCTDEKSRRILAALCQDYRGGWLTGALCEDLCVGGELRYQRCLYYERGKKVLQAQWRGRTVVLKSKREAFSSFPPLALLEEEAGPGAPGIPEAELLLMVAGEVKNTLGLELPNNSIAPLWPARQGPGWRQQLASAWSLLQQEEYVYFSLLPDLSRHILPVLGSCGHFYAVEYLAAGSPHHKALFPLDDAGQAQAVSHIALSFLDMVSHFDSDFSHRLHLCDVKPENFAIKRDFTVVAIDVDMAFFEPKMREILEQNCTGDEDCNFFDCFSKCDLRVNKCGAQRVNSNLQVICDKIFRHWFSSIHRSPAISPQLRLQLQRAVQECAHHGGSSGNSWTASSSVYWKLRWLLQATLKELQEAEK